The following coding sequences lie in one Methyloterricola oryzae genomic window:
- a CDS encoding O-antigen ligase family protein: MTPRSWPERLGGFGLGVLLLFFQMNATVAWVGLGFIILAFLLEAPASMRRLAGNPLIPLWLALLAYIAASTALAAKAFPDTADEQWKSLRLWYGILFFMPVVACYIERGTMSLPKVLLFAGGSVVLRIVTHFDDTNPFVGERVGFGLNPIATALYMEVCALGLLVLAPRLLEATVAPPWLRSLTRILGPILLLLFLEALVLSQSRSGWVAAGLVFPPILLLRYRRALAALNWRSPRTLATVALLLAGLGLFVRENAEIIGRRLPANVAGVEHAIKGEKAEEADTSIGFRLLMWQVGLERWLERPLTGWGPGSTEMLLTQSKVAMLHRKSGKSLFSHLHNTYLEVLLKFGLVGAGLFGALGAGFLLALWRGWQAGLLAADLAWLLLGIWGLSLVWSFFEFRFFHYEWRNYCMLLGAVSFSLSSRLRHRQPTFWRPHPAGQDCARPL; the protein is encoded by the coding sequence ATGACGCCGCGGAGCTGGCCGGAGCGGCTCGGCGGGTTCGGACTGGGAGTACTGCTGCTGTTCTTCCAGATGAACGCCACCGTGGCCTGGGTTGGCCTGGGCTTCATCATCCTCGCCTTCCTGCTGGAAGCCCCGGCCAGTATGCGCAGGCTGGCGGGCAATCCGCTGATCCCGTTATGGTTGGCCTTGCTCGCCTACATCGCCGCCAGCACCGCTCTGGCCGCCAAGGCCTTTCCTGATACGGCCGATGAGCAATGGAAAAGCCTCAGGCTCTGGTATGGCATCCTGTTCTTCATGCCTGTGGTGGCGTGCTATATCGAACGCGGAACCATGAGCCTGCCGAAGGTGCTGCTGTTCGCGGGCGGCAGTGTGGTGCTGCGCATCGTGACCCATTTCGACGACACCAATCCCTTCGTCGGCGAGCGCGTGGGCTTCGGACTCAACCCCATCGCCACCGCGCTCTACATGGAGGTGTGCGCCCTGGGGCTGCTGGTTCTCGCGCCGCGCCTGCTCGAGGCGACCGTGGCCCCTCCGTGGCTCAGGAGCCTGACTCGAATTCTCGGCCCCATTCTGCTGCTGCTGTTCCTGGAGGCGCTGGTGCTTTCCCAGTCCCGCAGCGGCTGGGTGGCCGCCGGCCTCGTGTTTCCTCCGATCCTGCTGTTGCGCTACCGCCGCGCCCTGGCGGCTCTGAACTGGCGTTCGCCGCGGACGCTGGCGACCGTGGCGCTGTTGCTGGCGGGCCTGGGCCTGTTCGTGCGCGAAAACGCCGAGATCATCGGCCGCCGTCTGCCTGCCAATGTTGCCGGGGTGGAGCATGCCATCAAGGGCGAAAAGGCGGAGGAAGCCGACACCAGCATCGGTTTTCGTCTGCTGATGTGGCAGGTGGGCCTGGAGCGCTGGCTGGAACGGCCGCTCACCGGCTGGGGGCCCGGCTCCACGGAAATGCTGCTGACTCAGTCGAAGGTGGCCATGCTGCACCGCAAGTCCGGCAAGTCGCTGTTTAGCCACCTGCACAACACCTACCTGGAAGTGCTGCTGAAATTCGGACTCGTGGGCGCAGGCCTGTTCGGAGCCCTGGGCGCCGGTTTCCTGCTGGCGCTGTGGCGTGGTTGGCAGGCAGGCCTTCTCGCCGCAGACCTGGCCTGGCTGCTGCTCGGAATATGGGGCTTGAGCCTGGTGTGGAGCTTCTTCGAATTCCGCTTTTTTCACTACGAATGGCGAAACTACTGCATGCTGCTGGGCGCCGTGAGCTTTTCGCTCAGCTCGCGCCTGCGCCATCGGCAGCCGACTTTTTGGCGGCCGCACCCGGCGGGCCAGGATTGCGCCCGGCCGTTATAA
- the msbA gene encoding lipid A export permease/ATP-binding protein MsbA, translating to MSQEIREATSGFVIYRRLLRYGLPHWKMFSVSAVAMIIYAALGPIFAKLLQPLIDGSFIQNDPEILRQAPLVLLGLSLVRGITGFLGDYCSGWVGRRIVADLRADLFDQMLNLPCGYYDTASSGEMISKLIYNTEQVANAMTVGIVNMLKDGIAIIGLTGLMIYENVQLSMIFMLVGPILAVSIRKISKSFRRVSARIQDSMGSVGHVAQEVTDAQRIVKVFNGKDYEAEKFATENERNRRRQVRMIATDAMGASVVQFIYISGFAAILYVVSQETVRQTITPGSLIAFIAAMAMMQSPIKRFTQVMNTIQRGVAAGDSIFQMIDLERERDTGTVELPRVRGDIEYRGVSLVYHERHGKALDRIDLTVPAGKTVALVGQSGSGKTSLIRLLPRLYEPTAGEIRIDGHPIQDLSLANLRSHIAYVGQEVTLFNDTVARNIAYGANASVTPEAIREAARAAHALGFIEELPNGFETMVGQQGIVLSGGQRQRIAIARALLKNAPILILDEATSALDAESERHVQEALEVLMQNRTTLVVAHRLSTIQNADRIYVMRDGRIIEQGSHEELLRAGSAYADLYAMQFHLGTLEPLPGKADA from the coding sequence ATGAGCCAAGAAATCCGCGAAGCCACCAGCGGCTTCGTCATCTACCGGCGCCTGCTGCGCTACGGCCTGCCCCACTGGAAGATGTTCAGCGTGTCCGCCGTGGCGATGATCATTTATGCCGCCCTGGGGCCCATCTTCGCCAAGCTGCTGCAACCCCTGATCGATGGCAGCTTCATCCAGAACGATCCGGAAATCCTGCGCCAGGCGCCGCTGGTGTTGCTGGGCCTGTCCCTGGTGCGCGGCATCACCGGGTTTCTGGGCGACTACTGCTCCGGCTGGGTGGGACGGCGCATCGTCGCCGACCTGCGCGCCGATCTATTCGACCAGATGCTCAACCTGCCCTGCGGCTACTACGACACCGCCTCCTCCGGAGAAATGATCTCCAAGCTCATCTACAACACCGAGCAGGTGGCCAACGCCATGACCGTGGGCATCGTCAACATGCTCAAGGACGGCATCGCCATCATCGGACTCACCGGGCTGATGATCTACGAGAACGTGCAACTCTCCATGATCTTCATGCTCGTCGGCCCCATCCTGGCAGTCAGCATCCGCAAGATCAGCAAGAGCTTCCGCCGCGTCAGCGCGCGCATCCAGGACTCCATGGGCAGCGTCGGCCATGTGGCCCAGGAGGTTACCGACGCCCAGCGCATCGTCAAGGTGTTCAACGGCAAGGACTACGAGGCGGAAAAGTTCGCCACGGAAAACGAGCGCAACCGGAGGCGCCAGGTGCGCATGATTGCCACCGACGCCATGGGCGCTTCGGTGGTGCAGTTCATCTACATCTCGGGCTTCGCCGCCATTCTGTACGTGGTGTCCCAGGAGACAGTGCGCCAGACCATCACTCCCGGCAGCCTGATCGCCTTCATCGCGGCCATGGCCATGATGCAGAGCCCCATCAAGCGCTTCACCCAGGTGATGAACACCATCCAGCGCGGCGTCGCCGCCGGCGACAGCATCTTCCAGATGATCGACCTGGAGCGCGAGCGCGACACCGGCACGGTGGAGTTGCCCCGCGTGCGCGGCGACATCGAATACCGTGGTGTCAGCCTGGTTTATCACGAACGCCACGGCAAGGCCCTGGATCGCATCGACCTGACAGTGCCTGCCGGAAAAACAGTCGCCCTGGTGGGCCAATCCGGCAGCGGCAAGACCTCGCTGATCCGCCTGCTGCCCAGGCTGTACGAACCGACGGCGGGCGAGATCCGCATCGACGGGCACCCCATTCAGGACCTGAGCCTGGCCAACCTGCGCAGCCATATTGCCTACGTAGGTCAGGAAGTCACCCTGTTCAACGATACGGTGGCGCGCAACATCGCCTATGGAGCGAATGCCTCGGTGACGCCGGAGGCTATCCGCGAGGCGGCGCGCGCCGCGCATGCGCTGGGATTCATCGAGGAATTGCCGAACGGCTTCGAGACCATGGTCGGCCAGCAGGGCATCGTCCTTTCCGGCGGCCAGCGCCAGCGCATCGCCATCGCTCGGGCACTGCTGAAGAACGCCCCCATCCTGATCCTGGACGAGGCCACTTCGGCGCTGGACGCGGAATCCGAACGGCATGTGCAAGAAGCGCTGGAAGTCTTGATGCAAAACCGCACCACCCTGGTGGTTGCCCACCGCCTGTCCACCATCCAGAACGCCGACCGCATCTACGTCATGCGCGACGGCCGCATCATCGAGCAAGGCTCGCACGAGGAATTGCTGCGGGCCGGATCGGCCTATGCGGACCTGTATGCCATGCAGTTCCATCTCGGCACGCTGGAACCTTTGCCTGGCAAGGCAGACGCCTGA
- the xth gene encoding exodeoxyribonuclease III: MTKIATWNVNSLRVRMPHVQEWLTRVQPDVLALQETKTADPEFPAAAFSELGYQVNYSGQKTYNGVAIISREPAVDVITDPPGLDDPQRRILAASFGDLRVIDLYVPNGSEVGSEKYAYKLDWLVKMTEFLRGELARHPRLIVLGDFNIAPEDRDVHDPEAWREKILCSTAERQAFQGFLDLGLSDAFRLFEQAEASFSWWDYRAAGFRRNLGLRIDHILVSAALRPCCRACSIDKEPRKLERPSDHAPVLLELEP; this comes from the coding sequence ATGACCAAGATCGCCACCTGGAACGTAAATTCCCTGCGCGTGCGCATGCCCCATGTCCAGGAGTGGCTGACGCGCGTTCAGCCAGATGTTTTGGCTCTGCAGGAAACCAAGACCGCAGACCCGGAGTTTCCCGCCGCCGCTTTCAGCGAACTGGGCTACCAAGTCAATTACAGCGGCCAGAAGACCTACAATGGCGTGGCCATCATCAGCCGCGAGCCCGCCGTGGACGTGATCACCGATCCACCCGGCCTGGACGACCCGCAGCGCCGTATCCTCGCCGCCAGCTTCGGCGATTTGCGCGTGATCGATCTCTACGTGCCCAATGGCAGCGAGGTCGGCTCCGAAAAATACGCGTACAAACTGGACTGGCTGGTCAAAATGACCGAATTCCTGCGCGGCGAATTGGCGCGCCATCCGCGCCTGATCGTGCTGGGCGATTTCAATATCGCGCCCGAGGACCGTGACGTGCACGACCCGGAAGCCTGGCGCGAGAAGATACTGTGCAGCACAGCGGAGCGACAAGCCTTTCAGGGATTTCTCGACCTGGGCCTGAGCGACGCCTTTCGCCTCTTCGAACAGGCCGAGGCCAGCTTCAGTTGGTGGGACTACCGGGCCGCGGGATTTCGCCGCAACCTGGGCCTGCGCATCGACCATATCCTGGTCAGTGCGGCCTTGCGCCCGTGTTGCAGGGCCTGCAGCATCGACAAGGAGCCGCGCAAACTGGAGCGGCCTTCGGACCACGCGCCGGTGCTGCTGGAACTGGAGCCTTGA
- a CDS encoding class I SAM-dependent methyltransferase, with the protein MLRVPEPELMDSEEQALAYAQADFAEPHERFVTLFRETFPGIDMAGTVLDLGCGPADVTVRFAKGFPLARIDGVDAGPNMLKLAHDRVRREGLAERVRLTLVRLPMDSPPLAQYGAVISNSLLHHLADPAVLWNAVRSHAAPGAPVFIMDLARPADEATLDALVARYAEGEPDILRNDFRNSLKAAYRPDEVREQLARAGLSGLCVNALGDRHLTVSGFAPG; encoded by the coding sequence ATGCTGCGCGTACCCGAACCCGAATTGATGGACAGCGAGGAACAAGCCCTCGCCTACGCCCAGGCGGATTTCGCCGAGCCGCACGAGCGTTTCGTCACCCTGTTCCGGGAGACCTTTCCCGGTATTGACATGGCAGGGACGGTGCTGGACCTGGGCTGCGGTCCCGCCGACGTGACCGTGCGCTTCGCCAAGGGCTTTCCCCTGGCCCGCATCGACGGCGTCGATGCCGGTCCCAATATGCTGAAACTGGCCCACGACCGGGTGCGCCGCGAGGGTTTGGCAGAGCGCGTGCGGCTCACGCTGGTACGGCTGCCGATGGACAGTCCGCCTCTCGCGCAATACGGCGCCGTTATCAGCAACTCATTGTTGCACCACCTGGCCGATCCGGCAGTCCTGTGGAATGCCGTGCGCAGTCATGCCGCTCCCGGCGCACCGGTCTTCATCATGGATCTGGCCAGGCCCGCCGATGAAGCCACCCTCGACGCCCTGGTAGCGCGCTACGCCGAAGGCGAGCCGGACATCCTGCGCAACGATTTCCGCAATTCCCTGAAGGCGGCCTACCGGCCCGACGAGGTCCGTGAGCAACTGGCGCGGGCAGGACTGTCAGGGCTTTGCGTGAACGCCCTGGGCGACCGCCACCTGACGGTAAGCGGCTTCGCGCCCGGCTGA
- a CDS encoding GlsB/YeaQ/YmgE family stress response membrane protein, translated as MEFLWFALVGMIAGWLAGLMMKTGGFGALGNMILGVLGAMVGGYLFRNFGISAGGGLLGSIVTATAGAIVLIVVIRLVKRI; from the coding sequence ATGGAATTTCTTTGGTTCGCGCTGGTTGGAATGATTGCCGGCTGGCTCGCCGGCCTGATGATGAAAACCGGGGGCTTCGGCGCACTCGGCAACATGATCCTTGGCGTCCTCGGGGCCATGGTGGGCGGTTATCTTTTCCGGAACTTCGGTATTTCAGCCGGTGGCGGATTGCTCGGCAGCATCGTGACCGCTACCGCGGGGGCAATTGTGCTCATCGTCGTCATTCGGCTGGTCAAGCGAATCTGA
- a CDS encoding bis(5'-nucleosyl)-tetraphosphatase encodes MKTNAYKLSCGVVIARVFPDQTRFLLLRAFNYWDFPKGMLEEGEDPFQAAIREVREETGLIDLEFLWGKGYQETPPYGMGKIARYYLAQSQTGEVYLPVNPELGRPEHEEFRWLPYDEARAILAPRLKSILNWADWLIQWGKDGRP; translated from the coding sequence TTGAAGACGAATGCTTATAAGCTCTCGTGCGGCGTCGTCATAGCACGCGTATTTCCGGATCAGACCCGCTTTCTGCTGCTTCGCGCCTTCAACTACTGGGACTTCCCCAAGGGCATGCTGGAGGAAGGTGAGGATCCTTTTCAGGCAGCGATTCGCGAGGTGCGGGAGGAAACCGGCCTCATCGATCTGGAGTTTCTGTGGGGCAAGGGCTACCAGGAAACGCCGCCCTATGGCATGGGCAAGATCGCCCGGTATTATCTGGCGCAGTCACAGACCGGCGAGGTTTATCTGCCGGTCAATCCGGAGCTGGGCCGCCCGGAGCATGAGGAGTTCCGCTGGCTGCCCTATGACGAAGCGCGCGCCATCCTCGCACCTCGCCTGAAAAGCATACTCAACTGGGCCGACTGGCTGATTCAATGGGGTAAGGACGGGCGACCCTGA